A genome region from Meleagris gallopavo isolate NT-WF06-2002-E0010 breed Aviagen turkey brand Nicholas breeding stock chromosome 7, Turkey_5.1, whole genome shotgun sequence includes the following:
- the DTX3L gene encoding E3 ubiquitin-protein ligase DTX3L codes for MVQADRGQAQHLSPPGAAELRAAQAPRNGATEVLTKKIFLTVSAVLNTSMFTEQQKERIAIICPNLRREGNPDVDGSEKLTGDYADIEKAYCYFKDVLAGNDQHYDFLHSESKKSLKDENGLNTKEMNTLTVPSAIYEYFCHTCKEQIKEMHKRFGVCVESKDCNNGNTSISFLSDTSPTSIRRAIDFFTSAFQKVAKDVAQEDIPIANSHQLDETMMKLNAKFTNLLIKQKDDQLLLRGPRNEILAAKIFLAEEKENNQDEKDTKIPELTAYRNRIEVDASVFKLLAPVLRKEIEDIEESFGVVIEKIDSSGGQKMLLVFKPRNKTSDMLLHAIESFISGFQNAFAMLREKLISWKLSEYQKRKLNMLLDEKQLESLYVKLKKKEDKLILYGLPNYVRAAEKHIMYLLNAEEPSETKKRTPLSSDLNNQEASGVWEKYGAREKSSYSSMEQAKAKTEDTNDTCPICMEKINDKEILTKCKHAFCKSCIKMALEYKQTCPVCNTVYGVMQGDQPEGRMHFNKISTPLPGYPGCGTIEIEYVMQSGIQTQNHPNPGKPYYGIIRKAYLPDNEEGVEVLQLLRRAFNQKLIFTVGNSRTTGAEDVITWNDIHHKTSMYGGPTKFGYPDPDYLKRVRSELKARGIE; via the exons ATGGTGCAGGCAGACCGTGGCCAAGCCCAGCACCTCTCCCCGCcgggagctgcagagctgcggGCGGCTCAGGCACCTCGGAATGGAGCAACAGAAGTGCTGACCAAAAAG ATTTTTCTTACAGTGTCTGCAGTGTTGAATACCAGTATGTTCACTGAACAGCAGAAGGAGAGAATTGCTATTATTTGTCCAAACttaagaagagaaggaaatccTGACGTTGATGGCTCCGAGAAACTGACAGGAGATTATGCAGATATTGAAAAAGCTTACTGTTACTTTAAGGATGTCCTTGCAGGCAACGACCAACACTATGATTTCCTGCATTCTGAAAGTAAGAAAAGTTTGAAAGATGAGAATGGTCTGAATACCAAAGAAATGAATACACTTACAGTTCCATCAGCTATCTACGAATATTTCTGTCATACCTGCAAAGAACAGATTAAAGAAATGCATAAACGTTTTGGAGTGTGTGTAGAAAGTAAAGATTGTAACAATGGGAACACATCAATATCCTTCCTTTCTGATACAAGTCCCACGTCAATACGAAGAGCTATTGATTTTTTTACCAGCGCTTTTCAGAAGGTTGCCAAAGATGTGGCACAGGAAGACATTCCCATAGCAAACAGTCACCAGTTAGATGAGACAATGATGAAATTAAATGCTAAATTTACTAATCTTCTCATCAAACAGAAAGATGATCAGTTGCTCCTCCGTGGTCCAAGAAATGAGATTTTAGCTGCCAAAATATTTCtagcagaggaaaaggagaacaaCCAAGATGAAAAGGATACCAAAATACCTGAACTGACCGCCTACAGGAATAGAATTGAAGTTGATGCTTCTGTGTTTAAGCTGTTGGCACCTGTGTTAAGAAAAGAAATCGAAGACATTGAAGAAAGCTTTGGTGTTGTAATAGAAAAGATAGACAGCTCAGGTGGCCAGAAAATGCTCTTAGTATTTAAGCCTAGGAACAAAACTTCTGATATGCTTTTACATGCTATTGAAAGTTTCATCAGTGGATTTCAGAATGCCTTTGCAATGCTAAGAGAAAAACTTATCAGCTGGAAGCTTTCAGAAtaccagaaaaggaaattaaacatGCTTCTGGATGAAAAGCAGTTGGAAAGCCTGTATGTAAAGCTTAAGAAGAAGGAagacaaattaattttatatgGTTTACCAAACTATGTTCGTGCTGCTGAAAAGCACATTATGTACCTTCTTAATGCTGAAGAGCCTTCAGAAACTAAAAAAAGGACACCGTTGTCCTCTGATCTCAACAACCAAGAAGCTTCAGGAGTGTGGGAGAAATACGGTGCCAGGGAAAAGAGTAGTTATTCTTCCATGGAACAGGCTAAGGCAAAGACAGAAGACACCAATGATACGTGCCCTATTTGCATGGAGAAAATTAATGATAAAGAGATCCTGACAAAATGCAAACATGCCTTTTGCAAAAGTTGCATCAAAATGGCTCTGGAATACAAGCAAACTTGTCCTGTTTGTAATACTGTCTATGGAGTCATGCAAGGAGATCAACCAGAGGGAAGAATGCATTTTAACAAGATTTCTACACCTCTCCCTGGCTATCCCGGTTGTGGTACTATTGAGATTGAATATGTTATGCAAAGTGGTATTCAAACT CAGAACCATCCAAACCCAGGGAAACCTTATTATGGAATTATTCGGAAGGCATATTTGCCTGACAATGAGGAAGGGGTGGAAgttctgcagctcctcagaAGAGCCTTTAACCAAAAACTGATTTTCACAGTGGGGAATTCACGTACTACTGGTGCAGAAGATGTTATCACATGGAATGATATTCACCACAAAACCTCCATGTATGGTGGACCTACTAA gTTTGGTTACCCTGACCCTGATTATCTGAAGAGGGTTCGATCAGAACTGAAAGCAAGAGGAATTGAGTAA
- the LOC104911801 gene encoding protein mono-ADP-ribosyltransferase PARP14-like: METAPEPRQMESSEVSLPPPLIVLENVRETISSYMLIMLVENISDLSEEDGDFTVEMIPELRAAVVAFTGNAAAADIVKKLNRSERANKQNLTARLLELTNCIRAENIPPNTPNDYISIYFENKKNGGAQVVDVLQLCDEGAAIITFKNHQDVNSVLSKQHSLNKRPISVYPYYVSLGTALYGKEGPQIKKPDPVTMPLDPYIWQFLRRKNSLIEAIRSEMANCHCEITWPKGNCAEPKVILHPSAALSERKRSVVQLIRTWNAVASTTFSYSISKYKVEKLKVSAEVWEVIRTSINHNELLMISFLSKDLLVVVGHKDILKNVVQELNLQIEKVTREIEREKQTTEEIVILSPGDFAILQNVGLEERIRMEFPTLQLTYDHLQKIINLYGLREEVYKVKGEILVNMQKMTKKTVTLHPFVFQFLQRIDNETLSQSLFLSKHISAFYELGPDAVLLKGNDDETLLKAEEELKKELDYKSITLEDESILQKEEWTALTEENCCNAAVTVTQKEGEIIVAGFSQAVAKAFEELFNFVDENTQVQKVIGGKPTVVLMYIEKERASVLDDLKNKGVKIDFSKVISLSGPRREVLKGTTLIEQMLSGLHYKRVVISEPGARSYLKERERFLAASVKHECNCLIRLEEQSEEYMEEQQVHSNIGKRYTQMTVQGVLIAVYKADLCTHRVDVVVNASNEDLKHIGGLAWALLQAAGPELQAECDEVVRKSGRLQAGCAVITGAGKLPCKQVIHAVGPRWKEQDAEKCMHLLKKTIKMSLQLAETYNHRSIAFPSVSGGIFGFPLHKCVNAIVSAIKKTLEEFNGGSSLKEIHLVDIIEDNVQAFIKALKEVFSDDVPLNNSVQSLNTQTSVVRQPSKRTASQSGMNFALVTTEEGLDVMLKKGSIEDVTTDGVVISVGGDLQLEKGQLAKALLSKAGPRLQADLNDEGLGKSPGDGSVFTTKGYDLSCSYVFHAVAPRWSEGSESAVKILGRIVTKCLQSAEELSLKSITFPAIGTGILGFPGSVVAKLLFDQVYEFSSKKKTNSLREVHFLLHPKDVNNLQAFSNEFERRCGNDVDEASESTAFFGPISNPAQDVYEMTIGSIKFQVAAGDITKETGDVIVNISNKSFNLKTGTSVGVMCGYSVCDWEG; encoded by the exons ATGGAGACTGCCCCAGAACCGCGGCAAATGGAAAGCTCTGAAGTATCCCTTCCTCCCCCTTTAATTGTGCTTGAAAATGTACGGGAAACCATAAGCAGTTATATGTTAATCATGCTGGTGGAGAACATCAGTGACTTGTCAGAGGAAGATGGTGACTTCACTGTGGAAATGATACCTGAACTGCGGGctgctgttgttgcttttaCTGGAAATGCTG CTGCAGCGGACATCGTTAAGAAGCTAAATCGAAGCGAAAGAGCAAATAAGCAAAACTTAACTGCACGTCTCCTCGAGTTAACAAACTGTATTAGAGCTGAAAATATACCACCTAACACACCCAATGACTATATATCTATCTACTTTGAGAACAAGAAGAATGGAGGTGCGCAAGTGGTAGACGTTCTTCAACTGTGTGATGAAGGTGCAGCTATCATTACATTCAAGAACCATCAAG atgTAAACAGTGTCTTGTCAAAGCAGCACTCGCTCAACAAAAGACCGATATCTGTCTATCCTTACTATGTCTCCCTGGGAACAGCTCTATACGGAAAGGAAGGGCCACAAATAAAGAAACCAGATCCAGTTACAATGCCACTGGACCCCTATATCTGGCAGTTCTTACGGAGAAAAAATAGCCTAATCGAAGCGATACGTTCTGAGATGGCAAATTGTCATTGTGAGATAACATGGCCTAAAGGCAACTGCGCAGAGCCAAAAGTTATTCTGCATCCTTCAGCTGCTTTGTCTGAGAGGAAGAGATCAGTGGTTCAATTGATCAGGACATGGAATGCAGTGGCTTCCACAACATTTTCATATAGCATATCAAAGTACAAAGTAGAGAAGCTTAAAGTAAGCGCAGAGGTGTGGGAAGTCATTAGAACCAGTATTAACCACAACGAACTTTTGATGATCTCATTTCTTTCCAAGGATTTACTTGTTGTAGTAGGCCACAAAGACATTCTGAAGAATGTTGTCCAAGAACTGAATTTGCAGATAGAAAAAGTCACCAGAgaaattgaaagagaaaagcaaacaactgaAGAAATAGTGATTCTGAGTCCAGGGGATTTTGCAATTTTGCAGAACGTCGGTCTTGAAGAAAGAATTCGCATGGAATTCCCAACTCTGCAGCTAACTTACGATCATTTGCAGAAGATAATTAACCTGTATGGACTGCGTGAGGAAGTTTATAAAGTGAAAGGGGAGATACTGGTTAATATgcaaaaaatgacaaagaaaaccGTTACTCTCCAcccttttgttttccagtttttacAACGTATTGATAACGAAACCCTGTCACAGAGCCTGTTTTTGTCAAAACACATTAGTGCCTTTTATGAGCTTGGCCCAGATGCTGtccttctgaaaggaaatgatgACGAAACTCTCCTAAAAGCAGAAGAAGAGCTAAAGAAGGAACTGGACTACAAAAGCATTACTTTAGAAGATGAGTCCATTCTCCAGAAGGAGGAATGGACAGCGCTCACTGAGGAGAACTGCTGTAATGCAGCTGTAACAGTCACTCAGAAAGAGGGTGAGATCATTGTTGCTGGTTTTTCTCAAGCAGTAGCAAAAGCCTTCGAAGAGCTTTTTAACTTTGTAGATGAGAACACGCAAGTACAAAAAGTCATCGGAGGAAAGCCCACCGTAGTCCTAATGTACATCGAGAAAGAGAGGGCCTCCGTCTTGGATGACTTAAAGAATAAAGGTGTGAAAATTGACTTTAGTAAAGTTATATCCTTGAGCGGACCGAGAAGAGAGGTGCTGAAGGGAACTACCCTAATTGAGCAAATGCTGTCCGGGCTACATTACAAGCGTGTGGTAATTAGTGAGCCAGGAGCCAGGTcgtatttaaaagaaagagaacgCTTTTTGGCTGCCAGTGTGAAACATGAGTGTAACTGTCTAATCAGACTGGAAGAGCAGTCAGAAGAGTATATGGAAGAACAACAAGTACACAGTAACATAGGCAAGCGCTATACACAGATGACCGTGCAGGGAGTTCTAATAGCGGTTTATAAAGCCGACTTGTGCACTCATCGTGTTGATGTTGTGGTGAATGCATCAAATGAGGACTTGAAACACATTGGTGGCCTCGCTTGGGCACTGCTCCAAGCAGCTGGTCCAGAGCTGCAGGCTGAGTGTGACGAGGTGGTGAGGAAGAGCGGGCGTCTGCAGGCCGGCTGTGCGGTGATCACGGGAGCGGGGAAGCTCCCCTGCAAACAGGTCATCCATGCTGTTGGGCCCCGGTGGAAGGAGCAGGATGCAGAAAAGTGTATGCACTTGCTgaaaaagaccattaagatgAGCCTGCAGCTGGCTGAAACATACAATCATCGCTCCATAGCTTTCCCTTCTGTCAGCGGAGGGATTTTTGGCTTCCCGCTGCACAAGTGCGTAAATGCAATTGTGTCAGCCATCAAGAAAACCCTGGAAGAATTCAACGGGGGAAGCAGCTTGAAGGAGATTCATCTTGTGGATATCATAGAGGATAACGTTCAGGCTTTCATCAAGGCATTGAAAGAAGTGTTTTCAGATGATGTACCTCTTAACAACTCGGTGCAATCTCTTAACACTCAGACCAGTGTTGTTCGTCAGCCTAGCAAAAGGACAGCTTCTCAAAGTGGCATGAACTTTGCATTAGTAACAACTGAGGAAGGTCTTGACGTCATGctgaaaaaaggaagcattGAAGATGTCACA ACAGATGGTGTTGTCATCAGTGTTGGTGGAGATCTACAGCTTGAGAAAGGACAACTCGCCAAAGCTTTGCTAAGCAAAGCAGGGCCAAGGCTTCAGGCAGATTTAAATGACGAAGGCCTGGGAAAATCCCCTGGTGACGGATCTGTGTTCACAACAAAAGGTTACGATCTGAGTTGCAGTTATGTGTTTCATGCTGTCGCACCTAGATGGTCGGAGGGAAGTGAATCTGCAGTGAAG ATCTTGGGCAGGATCGTCACAAAATGCCTGCAATCTGCTGAGGAACTATCTTTAAAGTCCATTACTTTCCCAGCAATTGGAACAGGAATCTTAGGTTTCCCAGGTTCTGTTGTTGCTAAATTGCTGTTTGACCAGGTGTATGAATTCAgtagtaaaaagaaaaccaattcTCTTCGGGAAGTTCACTTTCTGTTGCATCCAAAAGACGTAAATAACCTTCAG gcattttcaaatgaatttgaGAGACGATGTGGCAATGATGTAGATGAGGCTAGCGAAAGCACGG ctttctttggTCCCATTTCGAACCCAGCACAGGATGTATATGAAATGACAATTGGCTCCATCAAGTTCCAGGTGGCCGCTGGTGATATTACCAAGGAAACTGGAGATGTCATTGTAAACATATCAAACAAATCTTTCAACCTCAAAACAGGTACTTCAGTTGGTGTTATGTGTGGATATAGTGTATGTGATTGGGAGGGATAG
- the PARP15 gene encoding protein mono-ADP-ribosyltransferase PARP15, giving the protein GVSKAILEGAGKEVEDECAELASQPNDGYITTKAGSLPCKKIIHFVAQDDVKVPVSKVLQECELQQCTSVTFPAIGTGQAGRFPDTVADEMMDAITEFARMNSTPSVKTIKIVIFQPHLLDVFHTSMKKRENPGKTKSKSLISKMASFASLIVAFLIREKHPPKEKRKAVLENKVDQAVVQICGENEKQVEEAETLLKSTILKEQFQREIKDDSILDFDEAENEELRDLQKRLNIALFLGDNFIRITGFSKDVWFAYSSIQDMIHRVKTAKYEAIKAELYQNLIEWKYLEKDSYVSFDSMTNMRLENAFIRKQKDVSVVINKKKYMVNMEGRYATDGEGQRITLTRTDKSADQESTALPETWDDMQNQQLKIVELKPYTKDYKHVKERFLKTSPSLNLKIEKIERVQNPSLWKVYQIKKCQMDDKNGNNNNEKFLFHGTSAQSLTFINNYGFNRSYAGMHAAQFGNGTYFAVNASYSANDTYSKPDANGKKHMYLARVLVGQYSQGTQGAITPAAKSVGNSVDLFDSSTDNVNNPSMFIIFSDIQAYPEYLITFTR; this is encoded by the exons GGTGTCTCTAAAGCAATTTTGGAAGGTGCTGGGAAAGAGGTTGAGGATGAATGTGCTGAACTAG CCTCGCAGCCTAATGATGGCTATATAACCACAAAAGCAGGAAGCTTGCCGtgcaaaaaaataatccattttgTCGCTCAAGATGATGTTAAAGTGCCAGTCTCCAAAGTGCTTCAGGAATGTGAATTACAGCAGTGCACCTCTGTTACCTTTCCAGCGATTGGAACAG GTCAGGCAGGCCGTTTTCCAGATACAGTAGCCGATGAGATGATGGATGCAATAACTGAGTTTGCAAGGATGAACTCTACTCCATCTGTGAAAACTATTaaaattgtcatttttcagCCACATCTGCTGGACGTGTTCCATACaagcatgaaaaaaagagaaaatcctggtaaaacaaaatcaaaatcactTATTTCCAAGATGGCAT CGTTTGCGTCTCTCATTGTAGCATTCCTGATCCGTGAGAAACATCCTCCGAAGGAAAAACGCAAAGCAgttttggaaaataaagttGATCAGGCTGTTGTTCAGATTTGCGGTGAAAACGAGAAACAAGTGGAAGAAGCGGAAACCCTGCTGAAAAGTACAATTCTGAAGGAACAGTTTCAAAGAGAAATCAAGGATGACTCCATCTTGGATTTTGATGAGGCAGAGAATGAGGAACTGCGTGACCTACAAAAGAGATTAAATATTGCTCTGTTCTTGGGAGACAACTTTATTCGAATTACAGGATTTAGCAAAGATGTCTGGTTTGCTTACTCAAGTATCCAAGACATGATCCACAGGGTTAAAACTGCTAAATATGAAGCAATCAAGGCAGAACTTTATCAAAACTTAATTGagtggaaatatttggaaaaagatTCCTACGTGTCCTTTGACAGTATGACAAATATGCGCttggaaaatgcttttataagaaagcagaaagatgttTCAGTCGTCATTAACAAGAAAAAGTACATGGTGAATATGGAAGGTAGATACGCTACAGATGGGGAAGGACAACGTATAACACTTACACGTACTGATAAATCTGCAG ATCAGGAATCAACAGCACTCCCCGAAACATGGGACGATATGCAAAATCAGCAGCTCAAAATAGTGGAATTGAAACCGTATACAAAAGACTACAAACACGTGAAGGAAAGGTTTCTGAAGACCTCTCCATCACTAAATCTAAAAATCGAAAAG ATCGAAAGGGTACAGAACCCATCTTTGTGGAAAGTCTACCAAATAAAAAAGTGTCAAATGGATGACAAAAACGGCAACAACAATAATGAGAAGTTTCTGTTCCATGGGACAAGTGCACAGTCGTTAACCTTCATTAACAACTATGGATTTAACCGCAGCTATGCTGGAATGCACG CTGCACAGTTTGGAAATGGAACTTACTTTGCTGTTAATGCCAGCTATTCTGCTAATGACACCTACTCCAAACCAGATGCAAATGGGAAGAAGCACATGTACCTGGCTCGAGTCCTTGTTGGACAGTATTCCCAGGGGACACAAGGAGCAATTACTCCAGCAGCAAAGAGTGTTGGCAACAGTGTGGATCTGTTTGACAGTTCAACTGATAATGTGAACAATCCATCCATGTTTATCATATTTAGTGATATTCAAGCTTACCCGGAGTACCTCATCACTTTCACTAGATGA